In one Lasioglossum baleicum chromosome 17, iyLasBale1, whole genome shotgun sequence genomic region, the following are encoded:
- the LOC143217537 gene encoding uncharacterized protein LOC143217537, with protein MSRNKQLSQVDRLHYLKSSLHDEAADLVRDLPTTNENYERAWTILKEQYENKRILVRACLDRLASLPKMRESSAQELTNIHKGIISVVYTLEGLGRPIDRTEDWFVYSVVNLFEPITRDKWEERVTSSSEPASFATLKDFMTKRRQQLDASSIGSASKSVLENHGGQTKKKEARSNQGQSSCKGTNRTARNNHAQRLQNPACVKCKREHYLMQCPDYKALPPADRRGYVERARLCINCLGNHQIAACPSTRNCMSCNERHHSSLHDAFRDGAKQTTVHHNLDCRNERGKILLATAIINVADHYGRKHRVRALIDQGSEISMLSEGLAQRLQLPRASSTVDIFGVGGQQLAKARGQVTLTISTNKTADTIKVTAIVLPRLTDYTHGYTGPRRNWVHLEGLELADPVPSRASPIEVLLGADVYPAIMNPGVRKGAPNEPIGQLTVFGWIITGMAGASVTPSQAQVHQVIVSDSLSSLVRRFWEQEEIQETHSTPTAEELECEKHYVATHSRTPEGRYRVRLPFRQLGPVTPGTRTASWHALRRMEQRFKRDENFKTLYRDFVSEYELLGHMTLASEPANEKQAHYLPHHGVLKLSSSTTKLRVVFNGSWAEPSQLSLNDCLHVGPNLLPLLADTLLRWRRHLYVVTADVTKMYRQILVHPEDRDHQRILWRNDETHHVSEFNLNTVTYGLSCAPYLAVRTMHQLAADEGIRYPRGAAAIKQDSYVDDVLTGADSIPVLKETVVQLKQLCLAGGFPLQKWASNVADLHVIPQSCQNSAIQSSSHQDEQAERKTWTDATHSALGLQWSPHEDTFHFFITNTETLPTTKRGVVSKAAQLFDPLGWLTPVVVRAKITIQSTWVLGLGWDDPLPPQLTNDWSSYCSELQLLEKVRVPRPLFHSSSPIQKEFHGFADASERAYGAVVYLRTRNAGEQWTTTLVTAKSKRTSSHDWFNAPSLHSTSVTPQFTYGPTPRWRWAGSRHTPPDGKRMWQIGSPTSREEFQKHSGTT; from the exons ATGTCACGGAACAAACAATTGAGCCAGGTTGATCGACTACATTACTTGAAGTCCAGTCTCCATGATGAAGCCGCTGATCTAGTCCGGGATCTACCTACGACCAATGAGAACTATGAGCGCGCATGGACTATTCTCAAAGAGCAATACGAGAATAAGCGGATCCTCGTCCGAGCATGTCTTGACCGCTTAGCATCTCTCCCCAAGATGAGAGAGAGTTCCGCACAGGAACTCACCAACATTCACAAGGGCATCATCTCAGTGGTGTATACCTTAGAAGGACTGGGCAGACCAATTGACCGAACAGAGGATTGGTTTGTCTATTCGGTGGTCAACCTCTTCGAACCCATCACACGTGACAAATGGGAGGAGAGAGTTACCAGCAGTAGTGAACCAGCGTCCTTCGCCACCTTAAAGGACTTCATGACGAAGAGGCGTCAACAGTTGGATGCATCAAGCATCGGGTCGGCCTCAAAGTCAGTCCTGGAAAACCATGGTGGTCAAACCAAGAAGAAAGAAGCCCGCTCGAACCAAGGCCAATCGAGCTGCAAAGGAACAAATCGAACAGCTAGAAATAACCATGCTCAACGGCTTCAGAATCCAGCATGTGTGAAGTGCAAAAGAGAGCATTACCTGATGCAGTGCCCAGATTACAAGGCTCTTCCACCAGCAGATCGACGAGGGTACGTCGAGAGAGCTCGACTGTGTATCAACTGCCTCGGGAATCACCAAATTGCAGCCTGTCCGTCCACGAGAAACTGCATGTCATGCAATGAACGACATCATTCTTCACTCCACGATGCATTTCGAGATGGTGCCAAACAAACGACTGTCCACCACAACCTAGACTGCCGAAATGAAAGGGGTAAGATCCTACTCGCTACAGCCATTATAAACGTTGCAGATCACTATGGAAGAAAGCACAGGGTGCGAGCCCTTATCGATCAGGGCTCAGAGATATCCATGCTGAGCGAAGGACTGGCTCAGCGACTGCAGCTTCCTCGGGCATCTTCCACCGTTGACATTTTTGGGGTTGGTGGACAGCAGCTCGCCAAGGCACGGGGACAAGTGACGTTGACCATTTCAACCAACAAGACAGCTGACACTATCAAGGTCACGGCAATCGTACTCCCCAGATTGACGGACTACACACACGGCTACACTGGTCCACGGCGGAACTGGGTCCATTTAGAAGGGCTAGAATTGGCTGACCCTGTTCCTTCTCGAGCCTCGCCTATCGAGGTACTGTTGGGTGCTGATGTGTACCCTGCCATAATGAATCCAGGCGTCAGAAAAGGGGCACCGAACGAACCGATCGGCCAACTCACCGTCTTTGGCTGGATCATAACTGGAATGGCTGGAGCATCGGTGACACCCTCACAAGCACAGGTGCACCAAGTGATCGTAAGCGATTCCCTCAGTTCGCTTGTTCGCAGGTTCTGGGAGCAGGAGGAGATCCAGGAGACTCACTCAACGCCCACCGCGGAGGAGCTGGAGTGCGAGAAACACTACGTTGCCACCCACTCTCGCACTCCGGAAGGGCGATACCGAGTACGGCTGCCATTCCGCCAATTGGGTCCAGTCACTCCAGGGACACGAACCGCATCCTGGCACGCACTCAGACGGATGGAGCAGCGTTTCAAGCgagacgaaaatttcaaaactctCTACCGTGATTTCGTCTCGGAGTACGAGCTGCTGGGCCACATGACCTTGGCGAGCGAACCTGCAAATGAGAAACAAGCACATTATCTGCCTCACCACGGAGTCCTGAAGTTGAGCAGCTCAACAACCAAACTGCGGGTGGTATTCAACGGTTCTTGGGCGGAGCCCTCGCAGCTGTCACTCAACGATTGCTTGCACGTGGGACCAAATCTATTACCACTCCTCGCGGACACACTGCTGAGATGGCGCAGACACTTGTATGTGGTGACAGCAGACGTCACCAAGATGTACCGGCAGATACTGGTGCACCCCGAAGACCGCGATCACCAACGGATTCTGTGGAGGAACGATGAGACACACCACGTAAGTGAATTCAACCTAAACACGGTCACTTACGGGTTGTCTTGTGCACCATATCTAGCTGTCCGGACGATGCATCAACTGGCAGCTGACGAAGGCATCCGATATCCCCGTGGTGCAGCAGCAATCAAGCAGGACTCGTATGTGGACGACGTTCTGACAGGAGCGGACTCTATTCCAGTTCTGAAGGAAACAGTGGTCCAATTGAAACAGCTGTGCTTGGCGGGCGGCTTTCCGCTACAAAAATGGGCCTCCAATGTTGCTGATCTGCACGTCATCCCACAATCGTGTCAGAATTCAGCAATTCAGTCCTCATCACATCAGGATGAACAAGCGGAGAGGAAAACGTGGACTGATGCAACTCATTCAGCCCTTGGTCTCCAGTGGTCACCGCACGAAGACACGTTTCACTTCTTCATCACCAACACTGAAACACTACCAACAACGAAGAGGGGTGTGGTTTCCAAGGCCGCACAACTATTCGACCCATTGGGATGGCTTACCCCAGTAGTAGTGAGAGCCAAAATCACCATCCAGAGCACATGGGTACTGGGGCTCGGCTGGGACGATCCCCTTCCACCGCAGCTGACCAACGATTGGTCAAGCTATTGCTCAGAGTTGCAACTGCTCGAAAAGGTAAGGGTGCCTCGGCCTCTGTTCCACAGCTCCAGTCCAATCCAGAAGGAGTTCCATGGCTTCGCCGATGCATCCGAACGAGCGTATGGGGCGGTCGTGTATCTGAGGACTCGGAATGCAGGAGAACAATGGACAACGACACTGGTCACCGCAAAGAGCAAG CGCACCTCCTCGCACGACTGGTTCAACGCACCGTCACTACACTCGACCTCGGTGACACCACAGTTCACCTATGGTCCGACTCCACGGTGGCGTTGGGCTGGATCCAGGCACACTCCACCAGATGGAAAACGTATGTGGCAAATAGGGTCGCCGACATCCAGAGAAGAGTTCCAGAAGCACAGTGGCACCACATAG
- the LOC143217538 gene encoding uncharacterized protein LOC143217538 translates to MVSAMAQKPPQFNANIAHGHRCKSGDAALTAYKQEIELIASRRCIPSKSSLAPLAPTLDSNNLLRVGGRLGKAQLNPDEAHPVILPPRSRLTYLYVLHIHRNTLHGGVQATLGAVRQRCWIPKGRSIIKGILHKCVTCLRWRAEPVQQLMGELPAHRVTPARPFLSTGVDYAGPIWLRTTSGRGHKAYKGFFAVFICMVTKAVHLEVVSNYTTEAFLAAFRRFISRRGICTHLYSDCGTNFQGADWELRRLFSASSLENRSLRDQMTSLRTQ, encoded by the exons ATGGTGTCGGCGATGGCTCAAAAACCGCCACAATTCAACGCCAACATTGCCCACGGACACCGATGCAAGTCAGGAGACGCAGCT TTGACAGCCTACAAACAAGAAATCGAGCTGATTGCAAGCAGACGATGCATACCATCCAAGAGCAGCCTCGCACCGTTGGCTCCTACACTAGACAGTAACAATTTGTTGAGGGTCGGAGGCCGACTAGGAAAAGCTCAGCTCAATCCTGATGAGGCTCATCCAGTGATCTTGCCTCCTAGATCACGACTTACATACCTTTATGTTTTACATATCCACAGAAATACGCTGCATGGAGGGGTCCAGGCAACTCTAGGGGCCGTACGCCAGCGCTGTTGGATTCCCAAGGGCCGTTCCATTATCAAGGGCATTCTTCACAAGTGCGTGACTTGCTTGCGTTGGCGGGCGGAGCCTGTACAGCAGTTAATGGGAGAGCTGCCGGCGCATCGGGTCACTCCAGCCCGACCCTTCCTCTCCACGGGCGTGGATTACGCTGGTCCCATCTGGCTGCGAACCACCTCAGGGCGTGGGCACAAGGCCTACAAAGGATTCTTTGCTGTATTCATCTGCATGGTCACCAAGGCTGTGCACCTGGAAGTTGTGTCCAACTACACAACCGAGGCATTCCTGGCTGCGTTCCGCAGATTCATTTCGCGACGAGGTATTTGCACTCACCTTTATAGCGACTGCGGAACAAATTTTCAGGGAGCAGACTGGGAGCTGAGACGCCTCTTCAGCGCCAGCAGCCTGGAGAATCGCAGCCTCAGGGACCAGATGACCAGCTTAAGAACCCAATGA